The Mytilus trossulus isolate FHL-02 chromosome 3, PNRI_Mtr1.1.1.hap1, whole genome shotgun sequence genome contains a region encoding:
- the LOC134710574 gene encoding uncharacterized protein LOC134710574: MAFSMSLKKGQVPVKCKLCETDRPIQCKCMDCSILMCVHCKNKVHSQFKNAQDHKIISIEEIGQHREELDFTNIKCHEHTGQSSCLYCNTCEMLVCPTCIAKVHKKHDLIEINDAYNKKVKRLNKELGKMQKSNQNMNAAKGKLNKLMSVENSKYSKARLTFLIHEKNVKERVEKYFKELKSKLSQSHETVLTIFTSDLNSISLFANKIEERINQVQDSIAISNATDFFAHIKTLEKFTSIKEPQTKFSYSSSLRFVPGSFNQSHIGYFQDDGVLEVEKDISLEIESEYQTNFPIIAFISTCTDHSIWLSASQYKLLQRVKPEGNNLNVISTFNIKVCGMVVTPSHQLLLCIEGKSRLQQISSTGELTDSVYDVTPFLPSAIHVVSENKLIVGAYNDHLCKSAVIIMNEKGNKETMYEHDEHNRPLFAYPKRITTTSNGHIHVVDKISGDLSGKLLVISPDGHIANEYTGHSAINKSKSFKPVNIVTSPNDNVVVIDKATHILHILNNNGHLVSYFNTNDIGILFPWSLGFNTTGQLYIGCTKTADSQIMEAKLYVIDIVGF, from the coding sequence ATTGTAAGAACAAGgtacattctcaatttaaaaacGCACAGGATCATAAAATCATTAGCATAGAAGAGATCGGACAGCACAGAGAAGAATTGGATTTTACCAATATCAAATGTCATGAACACACAGGACAATCATCATGCCTTTACTGCAATACATGCGAAATGCTTGTGTGTCCAACCTGTATTGCAAAAGTTCATAAGAAGCACgatttaattgaaattaacgATGCATacaacaaaaaggtaaaaagacTGAATAAAGAACTAGGTAAAATGCAGAAGAGTAATCAAAATATGAATGCAGCGAAAGGCAAGCTCAACAAACTTATGTCAGTGGAAAATTCTAAATATTCAAAGGCAAGACTAACTTTTCTTATTCATGAGAAAAATGTTAAAGAAcgagtagaaaaatattttaaagaactcAAATCTAAATTGAGTCAGAGTCATGAAACGGTTTTAACAATATTCACATCTGATCTCAATTCTATATCATTATTCGCAAACAAGATAGAGGAGAGAATCAACCAAGTCCAGGATTCAATCGCGATTTCCAATGCTACTGACTTCTTTGCACATATCAAGACATTGGAGAAATTTACATCAATTAAAGAACCACAAACCAAGTTTAGCTATAGTTCTTCACTCAGATTCGTTCCAGGTAGTTTTAACCAATCACACATTGGTTATTTCCAAGATGATGGAGTTTTGGAAGTAGAAAAAGATATTTCCCTAGAGATTGAAAGTGAATATCAGACAAACTTCCCTATTATAGCATTTATAAGTACATGCACGGATCATTCAATTTGGTTAAGTGCTagtcaatataaattattacagAGAGTTAAACCTGAAGGAAACAATCTGAATGTTATATCTACATTTAACATTAAAGTTTGTGGAATGGTAGTTACCCCATCTCATCAACTCCTTCTGTGTATTGAAGGGAAATCAAGGTTACAACAAATCAGTAGTACTGGTGAACTGACTGATTCTGTTTATGATGTAACTCCTTTCCTTCCCTCGGCTATCCACGTTGTCAGTGAAAATAAACTTATAGTAGGAGCTTATAATGATCACCTCTGTAAAAGTGCTGTGATTATAATGAACGAGAAGGGAAACAAGGAGACTatgtatgaacatgatgaacataACCGACCTTTATTTGCCTATCCCAAACGTATTACCACAACAAGTAATGGTCATATACATGTCGTGGATAAGATTTCAGGTGACCTCAGCGGTAAACTCTTGGTAATAAGTCCCGATGGACATATAGCAAACGAATATACAGGTCATTCGGCCATCAATAAGAGTAAATCTTTTAAACCAGTGAATATTGTGACATCACCAAATGACAATGTTGTTGTGATAGATAAGGCTACACATATTTTGCACATCCTCAATAACAATGGTCATTTGGTTTCATATTTCAATACTAATGATATAGGAATCTTATTTCCATGGTCTCTTGGTTTCAACACCACTGGACAACTCTATATAGGATGCACAAAGACTGCGGATAGTCAAATTATGGAAGCAAAGTTATATGTAATTGATATTGTAGGATTCTAA